A single Chloracidobacterium sp. DNA region contains:
- a CDS encoding transposase, whose product MWNDSNHPLAFLITFRCYGTWLHGDERGSIDRRNNIYGDAKIAANDHWKVISSNRMKQRPVRLDAASRDAVERAVRDTCERRKWKLYATNIRTNHIHVVTTTAGKLPSVALNAFKANATRCLRESGLWLSDRRPWADKGSERWLWTDDHIFNAVEYVLKGQGDELPKFD is encoded by the coding sequence ATGTGGAACGACTCGAACCACCCGCTCGCTTTCTTGATCACATTCCGGTGTTATGGAACTTGGCTTCACGGCGACGAGCGCGGATCGATCGATCGGCGTAATAACATTTACGGCGATGCAAAGATTGCGGCGAACGATCATTGGAAAGTGATAAGTTCGAATAGAATGAAGCAGCGGCCCGTTCGGCTAGATGCGGCCAGTCGCGATGCTGTCGAACGGGCAGTTAGAGATACTTGCGAGCGGAGGAAATGGAAACTGTACGCCACTAACATCCGCACCAACCATATTCACGTAGTGACCACAACCGCCGGAAAACTGCCGTCGGTCGCTCTAAACGCATTTAAGGCAAATGCAACAAGATGCCTTAGGGAGTCCGGACTTTGGCTATCGGATAGAAGACCTTGGGCGGACAAAGGGAGTGAACGCTGGCTTTGGACCGACGACCATATTTTCAATGCCGTCGAGTATGTCCTTAAGGGTCAAGGAGATGAATTACCCAAATTTGATTAG